The Leptospira tipperaryensis genomic sequence GTTCCTTTACCCGCGGAATATCTGGCTGAAAAGAAGGAACATTCTTATCTCTTTCGTAATTATCAGGACGACCTCTATGAAATCAGTTACTAATATTCGAAATTCTTTTTATAGCCCCGGCCGGAAATCGTCAGTTCGGATCCGGATTACTCAAAGGATTCTTCTTTGTCTATTTATCGTCGGTTTTTGTTTTGCGGCATGCAAAACGCCGGAAAGCAAGGGAATCTCGACGAAAATCGAAACACCTCGCTATCTAAGACTCAATTACGACGTGGTTTACGAAACCTCGGAAGGGGTTACGCTTCTAAACTCGGGAAAACTCTTTGCGAGGGGTTTATTTTATGAATTTCAGATCAATTCTTCCTTAAGCAAATACGATCGAGTGCGCGCCTCTTCTTATACGGAAGACAATCAGATTGATTTTAAGCATCTTTTGACTTCGGAAGAAATGAGTTCTCTTGAAAATAAACAATATCAATATTTCTCGATGCCGAACGATTCCAGGGCCAGCGTTCTGACAGGGATTCACAACGGGAAGTGTTACATTCGTTGGGAATGGCAGAAGGAATCCTTCGTTTTTGTCTTTGAAACGGACCTAAAAAACGAAACCGGCGATTCTCCTGCTGGCCTTGGAAAAGAATTTCATGAAAATATCCGTAAAGGTCTCAGAATTTTTTAGTCTTCTTGACCAATTCTGTACAGGTCCATATTCTATCCCTTACAAGGATCTGACATGTGGCTGAAGCTGGGAGATTCGGAAATTATCAACCTGGATTATATATCCACGATCAAAAAAAACCCCTCTTCGAACGCAATTGAGATCATTTACAACGATCTCAATCATATCAAATCCCTACCGTTTCGCAATCCGGAAGAAAGAGACAGAGCGTATGACGCAATTCTGGAGAATCTTTCGAGAATGAAATTATTTTTTAAGTAGAGAGGGAAGATGGAGTCGATCAAACAAAATCTGCAAACCGTTTTTTCCCTAAAGCCGTTTGAGATCCTTTATTACGGATCCAGACAAAGGGGAGATTTTCGGGATTCGTCCGATTTTAATTTTTTTCTTTTGGCTGACCCGAGCGATCAGCTAAAAAGCACATTCTTACGAGAGATCAACGCAATCTTAAGTCCTCTCGAAGAAATCGCGCCCGTACATTTAGTCACGGCGGACACAGATTCTTTCTTAGCGAGACTTCGTGTCTTCGAACCTTCCGCAACTCATATCTGTGAAATGGGAGAACCATTTTTCGGGAAAGAATACTTTCCTCTTCTCGTGGAAGAATGGAACAAACTCAAATCCAATCCGATCGATTCAGTCGCGACCGGAAAACATCTCAGAAAGAGATATCGTTTTTATAAGAGCATCTCTCCAAGAAGTACCAAAGAAGAAATTATGAGAATGGAGAGATTGGTCGCTCTTTATCTCCAAAACTGGATCTTTAGAGAAATCGAGGACCTGAGTTGGATCGAGGTCGTACACGCCGACATTCCTTCCAGACTGATCGGGATGATTCGCGAACTCTACAAGAAGGAAGCTACGGAAAACACTTTAGAAATTTTGAATCTTTATGAAGACATTCTAAAGTTAAAAACCGAAATCAGAAATCATCAGAATCCTTTTTCTGCGGAGAAGTTTCAGACTCTCAAAGAAACGATTCGTTTCGAAGAAAAAGAAATCAAAATTCTCAAATTAAATTACTGATAAGAGTCCTGGAAGGAATCACCTTTCTTTCCAGGACTCTTTTTGTCTTTTCCACAAATAACGAAATCTCAAGAGAACTTTGTCGGAACTACGACGATTTTCTGTAAGAGCCGGGGCGCCCCTCCCTGATTTTGGGTGGAGGGGTGAGGTGGCGGGAAAATTCGGGAGACTTTGCTTTATCACGAAAATCTACTTTTTGCAAGAAAAAAGTCCCGTGTAGGAACTCTTACAAAAATACACTCTGGCTGCGTTTTAATTCAAAACAGCACCGAAAATCCGCTTCCGGTTTTTTGAGGACGGACACTTCGTAACGAGTTCTCACGACGTCGGAAGATTGGCGATTCATTGGAAAATCCGTTTTGAGCGGTTCGGTCTTTCAGAGGCGCACTTCGCGTTCGATGCGGAAACTCTTCAACTCCGTTTCGTCTAACGTTTTGAAAATAGGTAGTGAGAAACGATCCATTCTTCTCCGTTTCGAAACTTCCAGAGTTCAGCGCAGGCCATAAAAAACACCTTCCAATAGACGAACCATTTTATGGCTTGATCAGCTCCATAGGTTTCGGAAAGAATTTTCCTTACTTGATCCTTATTTTGAACCATTCCATTCAACCAAGCTTCGGAAGTTTTTGCATAGTGGCTTCCATTGACCACCCATTGATTCTGAATTTGAAAGTCTTTCTGGAAATACAAAAATAAATCGTGAGAAGGCATTTGCCCGCCGGTAAAGAAATATTTGGACATCCAATCCGTATCGTCTATAACGTCAAACGCATAAGCAAATTTATGATGCGTAAAGATATGCACGAAGAAAAGCCCCTTCGGTTTTAAGAATCCGGAAAATTTTTCGAAAAGCCTTTCATAGTTCTTCATGTGCTCCAGCATCTCCACCGAGACAAGACGATCGAATTTTTTTGCGATCTTAAACTCGTTCATATCCGCAGTAAGAATCGTAAGATTTTTGAGTCCCCTTTTTTTGGCTTCTCCATCGATAAACTTTTTCTGACTCTTAGAATTGGAAACACCCGTAATCGAAGACTTAGGAAACTTCTCCGCCATATAAAGAGATAAGGATCCCCAGCCGCATCCGAGATCCAGGACGCTCATCCCATTTTCAATTTGAGCTCTTTCGCAAGTGATTTCGAGCATTTTCCTTTCGGATTCGTCAAATGAAGTATTCTCTGTTTCCCAAAAGCCCGAACTGTATTTCATGTGTTTTCCCATCACGAGTTTGAAAAACTCGGAAGGAACTTCGTAGTGTTGTTCGTTCGCCGCACCCGTATGAATCGCGATCGGAGATTTTTTCAACGAGTTCACGTATTCCATCAGATGTTTCTGATTTTTTTCAAGAGAACCCTTGTCTTCATCTTTCAAACGTTGTTTCAACAATTGACGGATTCGAAACCGAATCAGCCAATGCGGAAAAATATCTTTTTCCATTAGATCGTAAATCCATTTCATGAAAGAATTTCCTTTTATTTTAATAGATTCAATATTTAGAATGTGTTTTAAACTCAAAGATCCGGTTTCCAAAAGAAGGAAATAATTTTTATTCCGAAATTCTCGATATCTAAGCCTTTGGAAACCAAGGAAAGAATGCGTTCGTCTTTCTGCTATATTCTTTATACAAATCACCCTTGGACTTCAGTTGACCCACTTCATTCAAAGGAACCCCTGTCACTTTTGTGAGAAGAATAAACATTACGATCGGTGAAATCAAACCAATCCACCCGAATGGAGAACCCAGAGAGAATAACCCAAAGCCCACCCAGATCAACCATTCAAAGAAATAATTCGGGTGTCTCGAATATCTCCACAATCCTACATCGCAAACCTTACCCTTATTCTCAGCATTCTTCTTAAATTCGTTTAGCTGGAAGTCGGCCCAAGCCTCGCCTAACACCGAAAAGATAAAGAGGGCTATTCCGAAAATTTCGAAATAATTCGTATTTGGGTTTTCGTTGATATTCGGAAATACAAAAGGAAGACTCAAAAGCACGGCGAGAATACCCTGAAACTGAAATATGTTTGTAAAAAACTTTCTATCAACTTGATCTCCGTATTCAGTTCGAAAGGCCGTATAACGCGGGTCCTCGTGCCCGGAAAATACTCGAGTCACTAAAATAAACAAAGAAAGTCTCCAACCCCAAAACGCAACGATCACTGTGATCTGAGCGGTTCTCAGAGGGAACCCGTCGCCTAACCAGAAATAAACGATCGCGGCTGTGGATATACAAAGTCCCCATCCGACGTCTACAACGGCGTAATTATTCGCCCTCTTTCCAAACCACCATAAAACCGTCATCAAGACAAACACTACCACCCAAGCGGACAACATAAGAGTAAGGATTTGCAAGAGCATAACTACGAACTTCCTGATTTTATTTTTCTTTCTTCTTCGAATCGAATAAACGTCCCGCTCTTCTCACAAAGGGTAAAAGAAGAAAATAGAGAAGAATCGAAATCGCCGGCGCCCAAATCAACCAACCGAGAACCGCAAATCCGGCAACGTCAAAAATTCCTTTCGCGATTTCCGGAACATTATCTACGGAAATATTTTCAGCCCATTTAAGATTCAGAGGTATTCCCAAAACATCGGAACCGGTTTTTAAAAACGGGAAGATCAAGAGAATCTGCAAAGGATAAACGAGGTAATTCGCCAATTGAATCGTTACCGGATTCAATCGAAGAAGAACTCCTAAAATTCCGCAGATCGTCATCGTCGTTCCAATCAAAGGGAAAACTCCGAATCCCGCGCCGACTACGATACTCAAGGTTATCTTCTCCGGTGTGATTCCGGATTTGAGTTCCCTCTTGATAATTTCCAAAACATTCTTCGGCGCAAAGTGTCTTAGAAAATGAAAAACCGATTTTTTGGGTTGGTGAGAATGTGTTTCTTTCACGATATTCTCACCATTCCATTTTAATTCTCTCGTTAAAATCTATTTTTCAAAGAGTGAGATTATTCGGTCTTGTATAAACGACTTGAACCACACTGATGTTTTTCATAGAGAACGCGGCCGCACAGTATGAAAAATAATATCTCCATTTCCGAATAAAGGATTCGTTAAATCCCATATCTCGAATCAGAGCGATATTGGAATCAAATCCTTTCAGCCAAGTCATCAGCGTATGATCATATTTGGCTCCGATATCTTCCAAAGAATAAAGATGGAAATCGCCGGTTTTATTGATCGCACGATTGATTCTCGCGACGGAAGGCAGAAGTGATCCGGGAAAGATATGCTTCTGAATAAAGTCGACTCCCTTACGAAAGGATTCGTATCTTGCGTCGGGACTCGTAATGATCTGATGCACCATGATCCCGTCTTTTTTTAGAACACGATTGCACATCGCAAAGAATTCTTCGAAGTATTCGTGCCCTACCGCTTCCAACATCTCGACCGTTACCATTTTATCGTAAGAACCTTGAACCTTTCGATAGTCGTCCTTTCTCACTTTGATTTGATCGGATAAACCTTCCGCCTTGATTTTCTCAGTCGCATAACGATATTGTTCTTCGGAAATCGTATACGTCGTCACCTTACATCCGTAGTTCTTCGCGGCATATGTGGACAAGCCGGCCCATCCCGTTCCGATCTCCAAAAGATGATCGTTGGGTTTTAGTTGAAGTTTTTTGCAGAGAATCTCCAGTTTTGCGAGTTGAGCCTTTTCCAGAGTTTCATCCATTGTCCGGAAGTAAGCACAAGAATAGGTCATCGTCGAGTCTAAGAATTTATTGTAGAAGTCGTTGCCGAGATCATAGTGTTCTACGATGTTCTTTTTACTTCCTCGAATCGAATTCTTTCTAAAAAGATGTAAGAGCCTGCTTCCGAGATTCATCAAGCTCAAGTGTGCAAACCGATTTTTACTTCCGCTCACGGAAGGAGAATTTTCTACGTTATAGATAAACCACGAGATAACGGCCCTGATATCATCCGTATCCCAATCTCCGTCCATATAGGATTCGGAAAAACCGAGATCTCCGTTCAAAACCGTCTTTTTATAAAAGATCGGATTGTGAATGTGAATGATTCCCTTATGAAATTCCGGAGGATCTTCGCTTTCCGGATTTCCGAGATACGCCTTTTCTCCGTTGGGTAACACCAAACGAATCGAACCTTTTTGCATCGGCGACAGGGCCTTAAAAAAAAGATTCTTATAAAATCCGAACGACTTGGATTCGGCCGCGGTGATGGTTATTTCCGAATCCTGAAATTTTAAATTGGACTCAGTGGTTCTTTCCAAGATGAACTCCTTTTTGCAGATCTATATTTTCTTCTTTTTTAATAAAAGGCAGGCCCTTAAGACACAATCTCAATGCTTGCCAGTGAATCAGAACAATTACTTTGACTGTTACCAATGGATAACGGAAAAACATTCTTAATAAATTCATATCAGAAAGTTCTAATTTGGTTCCTGTGTATGTAGTGACCATGACGGTCTGGTCTTCTTCCAGTGCGTCTATGCGAATATTAATATTTTCGCTCGAAGGTTTCAAAGTAAATTCAAACTCGGATTTTAATCCTACAAAGGGAGAAACATAAAATAATTTGCCGGTCTTTAATCGGAAGGCTCCGTCTTTCCAAGTTTCTTTTCCTAAGAAGAAGGGTTTTTGTTCTCCAAAGGTGTTTCCCACTTCCGCGACCGCACAGAGAGGTTCGTCATTCTCGCCGTAAAAATAATAAAACGAAACAGGATTGAAAACATAACCCAAAACTCGAACGTTCGTAATCAAGATAGCTTTCTTAATTTTTTCAGAAACTCCGTTTTGTTTCAAATATTCTAATATGTTTTCCTTTGTGTTTTCTTTACCGAAGTTAAGATGATCTCCGGTGGAAAATCGAAAGAGCGACCTGCGATCCACTCCGAAAAATCGTAGTTTGTGATCCAGCTCGGGCAACTCGTCCAGGTCCAATGCAAACGTAAAAATCCCGTAACGAAAACGATTCTTCCGTGGAAATCTTCGATCGTGCATGACCTTCGCCTGAAAGATACAGGAATTCAATTCCAAACCCTTTTACCAAGCAAGGTTTCACTCAGTTCTCTTGCGGACCAGAATGCGTCCTCGTGAAATCCATTTCTAAAGTAGCTCCCGCAGAAAAAAACGTTTCCTTCGCGATTCAGTTCGGATAAACGAGCTTGCGCGTTCAAAGATCCTACGCTAAATAGAGGATGTTCATATTCAATTTCCTGAATGATTTTCCTTCGATCTACGGTTCCCGGATCGTTGATCGAAACGTAATAGTTTTTCTTTTTCGACACTCCCTGCAAGGAATTCATCCAATAAACCGTATAAGGCCTCATCTTTCCGTTCACCTTCTCAATGCGATAATTCCATGAAGACCAGGAAAGTTTTGTTTTCGGCATCGATCTATCGTCCGTATGCAAGGTCGCGATATTCTTCTGATATTTGAACTCTTTGAGCAGTTCTTTTTGCAATGGAGTCGGGCTTTTCAAAAGTTTGAGGGATATATTCCCATGGGTCGCGAGAATCACCTTGTCGAAAAGATTCGACTTTCCGTTTTTTAAAGTAACTCGGACCTTCTTACCGACGTTTTCGACGGAACTGACTTCCGCATTCAATTGAAAGCGATCTTGGATCGGCGCCGTTAAACGTTTTACGTATTCTCTCGATCCCCCGTGAACCGTGTACCATTGGTGTTGTGTATCCAACCCCATAAAACCGTGATTTAGAAAAAAACGAACTAACCCATAAATCGGAAATTGAAGCATCAGATCATCCGGAGTGGACCAGACAGCAGAGCTCATAGGAACAAGATAATAATCCAAAAGGTCTCGGTGATATCCTTCTTTGACAATATACTCATCCAACGTATAATCCATATACTTTGAGTTTTCTAAAATCTTCGGAGCATCTTTGTTGAAACGATTGATGTTGTACAAAAGTCTCAGAAATTTTAAGTTAAAAAAATTCTTTCTCTGCGCAAAGAGTCCGTTGATGCCGGAACCGCAAAACTCCAATCCTTCAGGAACGTGTTGTACGCTAAAGGACATGGAAGATTTTTTTGTTGGAACGTTTAATTCTTCAAAGAGTCGCTTGAGATTCGGATACGTAACATGATTGAATACGATAAACCCTGTATCGATCGGGATCTGCGTCCCGTCCTCATCCACGTCGACCGTATTCGTATGGCCGCCGATATAGGATCCTTTTTCAAAGATTGTAAGGTCGTATTCTTTTTGTAAAAAATGAGCACAACCCATTCCCGCAATTCCGGTTCCGATAATTGCTAGGGATTCTTTCTTCTTTTTCGTTTTGGTCTGGGCAGAAATTTTTTTCCCAGAAATTTTCTTTTTAGAAACCGAGCTGCCGGTTTTCTTTTTCAAATTCTTTTTCAAGAACTACCCGTCCTTTCTTTGTGTATAATAGACAGAAGGGAAGCGATTGGATGTGAAAAAAAAATTCCAGAGGTAATTTCAATTTCGTTTCACTTGTAAGCCTTCAAGATACAAGCGTCACGTCTTTGAAGCACTTGATCAAATGTTCACAAAGCCATAGGCAAGAACGATGTAACGAACGATACGAAGCATAAACACAATTGGAATAAAGAAAGACAGGCGTTGTCTAAAAAAGCCGGAAAGAATTGTAATCGGGTCTCCAACAACTGGAAGAAAAGAAAGCGCTAAAATAAAATATCCCCAGGTCTGCATCTTAAGAGCAATGTAAGAATAGAGTTTTGATTCTTCTATCTTGGTTTCCACTCCGGACCGAAACCAGGTTCCTAAAAAGTAGTTCATAGCGCAGGCGGAACAATTTCCGAGCGAGGCCCATACAATCGCTTCTTTCAACGGAAGCCCCGAAGCGATCGCAATCACAAGAGCAGCTTCCGAACTGAAAGGAAGAATCGTCGCCGCTGCGAAAGAAACAATGGCAAGACCTGGTCCTCCATAGAGAGGAATTAGATTCTTTAGCATTTCCCAAAATTCAGATTCCATTTAAGTTCCTTTCATTGGATCAAAATTATTAAACGACTTCACGCTCCGCTTTCCATCCTCCAAGAAGAATCCGAGAAAAGCATTCATAAAAAGAAAATATATCGATGAAACCTTTTGTTTCCTTCTTTGGGTCAAAGAATAACGAGAGAATCTGAACTCGTTACGTCAAATCAAAATCCAAAAGAATTCATAATCGAAATGAAATTTTCCACTGAGAAAATACGATTCAGAGGATAGAGTCGAATTTTATTACGATATTTTGATACTTAATTTTACAATAATTTTCTTATACCTAAATCAAGGCCTTGTCAATTCAAAAGAAAATAACGTTATGCGTTACATTTATATCCTTTGTGTAAAAATATTAGAATTACCTTGTTGGAATATTCAATTTTATTTATCTTTTTATAAATAGCTTGTGGATATTCGGAACAAAACTGAAAAGTCGGAACCATTTCTGGAAAATAATTTGGTCCTAGGGTTCAAAACAAAAGGTGGTTTTTAATGAAAAAGAAATATTCCATTTTCTTAATAGGAATTACGTGCGCCGTTACCCCGGGATTTGGGGTTTTTGCCCAGAACGATACGAAGCCTGACGCACAATATGCGCCCTGGTCTTTAAAGATTGGAGGCGGCATCGGTCATGCAGAAGACGTTAAATACAAAGAAGACAAGGGAAAGACAAACAACTATCGTATTTCCGCAGAATACAACCCTCGTTACTTTGGTTTCGAATTCGGACTTACGCATCAACTATTTTATCTCAGCGTTCCGTCTCATGCGGATCACCTCCTACCCTACCTGACGTATGCGGCAATCGGTAGAAACGGGAATGTATCCAACGGAGTTCTCTACAATACGGTTGCTTCCAACGATCCCCTGAGAGAAAGGAACAATTTTTCTCTGACGTTCCTTGACATCGGGCCTACGTTTCACCTGCGGCCGGGAAAGAAGTTTGATCCGTATATTTCGATCGGAGCCGGCGCAACGGGTTTTGATAGATACGCGTCCTATCGAGGCTTTGGTCGTTTGGGATTTAAGATCAACTTCGATCGTTTTTTTGTTTTTACGGAAGCAGAAGGTTCTGCGATTAACAGAGCTTATACGAGAGACGTAAGAATACACTATAACGAATATTCGGGCCTGGTCGGTCTGGGATTTCATTTTGGAGGAGAGGAAACTTCCAAAAAGGAAGAACAACCGGTTACAAGTTTATCCTCTTTCTGAAGTAGGACTGGATCAAGGTGATATAACAATCTCATAATGTTTCCAGGAGGAGAAATTACAAATTCTCCTCCTGGAATGTCAATGGAGAATGAAGATCAATTCGATTGAGGATCGGGGAGTCGTATTTCTCTAACCAAACTTTGATAACGAGAAGGAATTCTAAAATTCTTAATATACGACTGGCAATAAGAGCCGGAATGAGAGCTATAAGCGACGACCTTATATTCAAGTCTACCCGAAAAGATCCTTTCAAAGTCTGCGACTTTCATTCGCACGAAAAGCGTCATTATTCGCCCCTCGGAACTCGGCTCTTCTCCCTTAATTTGAATTCTATCTTTTCTAAGTTTGGAAATGAGAAGTTCGACACTTTCTGAACGAACCAAAAATTCTAAACTTATAGCTCTTTTAGATTTAGCGAGGTTTGGACAAACGATTTTTTCGGCATTTCCAACTTGTATAAAAACGAGAAATAGAAAGCAAGATTGGAATATCAAAAATGGGAATCGCATTTTATTCATCGGTCGCTTGGATGAGAGTATTTCGCATTGTCTATTAGAATAGAGTCGAAATTTTCGCTTTATACAGATTGAATCGTAGAAGAAGACTAAAGAATTAAGAATGAGAAAAGTAAGCCTGCATCGACTTGTGAATTTTCTCCGCTTCTAATCCGGCTCGGGTCGCAAAATCCAAACCGCTGGAAGCGAAGTGAATTCCGCGCGAAGAATTGATAAGCGAATTGGCCCCGCAGACCGGAAGTAAGTCCTCGAGCTTCGCTCCTTGTGCTCCAAAACCGGGGATCAAAAAGATACGGTCCGGATTTTGTTTTCGAAGTGTTGCAAGTTCGTGAGGATTGGTAGCGCCGACTACAAAACCGAGATTGATCGGAGAGATCGAATTGCCAATGTAAGCCACTTCTTCGTAAAGAGTTCGACCGGTTTCGGAAAAACGTTTCTTTTGAAATTGAGCCGAGTCCGGATTCGAAGTCAAACAAAGCCAGAAAACAAGATGATCCTGATATTCTAAAAAAGGACGAAGGGAATCAAGTCCCATATATGGAGAAAGCGTAAGGCTGTCGACTTGCAGATCCCCGAAGTAGTAACGAGCGTATTGTCGCGCCGTATTGTCCAAGTCACCACGTTTGATATCGGCTACGATAGGAATTTCAGGATAATTGCTCTTGAGATGACCGATCACCTTTTCGAACTGCCGGATTCCCGAAGAACCAAAAACTTCGAAGA encodes the following:
- a CDS encoding SAM-dependent methyltransferase, producing MKWIYDLMEKDIFPHWLIRFRIRQLLKQRLKDEDKGSLEKNQKHLMEYVNSLKKSPIAIHTGAANEQHYEVPSEFFKLVMGKHMKYSSGFWETENTSFDESERKMLEITCERAQIENGMSVLDLGCGWGSLSLYMAEKFPKSSITGVSNSKSQKKFIDGEAKKRGLKNLTILTADMNEFKIAKKFDRLVSVEMLEHMKNYERLFEKFSGFLKPKGLFFVHIFTHHKFAYAFDVIDDTDWMSKYFFTGGQMPSHDLFLYFQKDFQIQNQWVVNGSHYAKTSEAWLNGMVQNKDQVRKILSETYGADQAIKWFVYWKVFFMACAELWKFRNGEEWIVSHYLFSKR
- a CDS encoding DUF1295 domain-containing protein gives rise to the protein MLLQILTLMLSAWVVVFVLMTVLWWFGKRANNYAVVDVGWGLCISTAAIVYFWLGDGFPLRTAQITVIVAFWGWRLSLFILVTRVFSGHEDPRYTAFRTEYGDQVDRKFFTNIFQFQGILAVLLSLPFVFPNINENPNTNYFEIFGIALFIFSVLGEAWADFQLNEFKKNAENKGKVCDVGLWRYSRHPNYFFEWLIWVGFGLFSLGSPFGWIGLISPIVMFILLTKVTGVPLNEVGQLKSKGDLYKEYSRKTNAFFPWFPKA
- a CDS encoding DUF2062 domain-containing protein, whose amino-acid sequence is MKETHSHQPKKSVFHFLRHFAPKNVLEIIKRELKSGITPEKITLSIVVGAGFGVFPLIGTTMTICGILGVLLRLNPVTIQLANYLVYPLQILLIFPFLKTGSDVLGIPLNLKWAENISVDNVPEIAKGIFDVAGFAVLGWLIWAPAISILLYFLLLPFVRRAGRLFDSKKKEK
- a CDS encoding SAM-dependent methyltransferase, whose protein sequence is MERTTESNLKFQDSEITITAAESKSFGFYKNLFFKALSPMQKGSIRLVLPNGEKAYLGNPESEDPPEFHKGIIHIHNPIFYKKTVLNGDLGFSESYMDGDWDTDDIRAVISWFIYNVENSPSVSGSKNRFAHLSLMNLGSRLLHLFRKNSIRGSKKNIVEHYDLGNDFYNKFLDSTMTYSCAYFRTMDETLEKAQLAKLEILCKKLQLKPNDHLLEIGTGWAGLSTYAAKNYGCKVTTYTISEEQYRYATEKIKAEGLSDQIKVRKDDYRKVQGSYDKMVTVEMLEAVGHEYFEEFFAMCNRVLKKDGIMVHQIITSPDARYESFRKGVDFIQKHIFPGSLLPSVARINRAINKTGDFHLYSLEDIGAKYDHTLMTWLKGFDSNIALIRDMGFNESFIRKWRYYFSYCAAAFSMKNISVVQVVYTRPNNLTL
- a CDS encoding DUF1365 domain-containing protein, giving the protein MNSCIFQAKVMHDRRFPRKNRFRYGIFTFALDLDELPELDHKLRFFGVDRRSLFRFSTGDHLNFGKENTKENILEYLKQNGVSEKIKKAILITNVRVLGYVFNPVSFYYFYGENDEPLCAVAEVGNTFGEQKPFFLGKETWKDGAFRLKTGKLFYVSPFVGLKSEFEFTLKPSSENINIRIDALEEDQTVMVTTYTGTKLELSDMNLLRMFFRYPLVTVKVIVLIHWQALRLCLKGLPFIKKEENIDLQKGVHLGKNH
- the pyrF gene encoding orotidine-5'-phosphate decarboxylase, which gives rise to MNFQSKFLTRSQSLQSLLCVGLDPDYCKLPETIKRGPEPLVHFCREIIDATAPYAVAYKPNIAFFEVFGSSGIRQFEKVIGHLKSNYPEIPIVADIKRGDLDNTARQYARYYFGDLQVDSLTLSPYMGLDSLRPFLEYQDHLVFWLCLTSNPDSAQFQKKRFSETGRTLYEEVAYIGNSISPINLGFVVGATNPHELATLRKQNPDRIFLIPGFGAQGAKLEDLLPVCGANSLINSSRGIHFASSGLDFATRAGLEAEKIHKSMQAYFSHS
- a CDS encoding YqaA family protein → MESEFWEMLKNLIPLYGGPGLAIVSFAAATILPFSSEAALVIAIASGLPLKEAIVWASLGNCSACAMNYFLGTWFRSGVETKIEESKLYSYIALKMQTWGYFILALSFLPVVGDPITILSGFFRQRLSFFIPIVFMLRIVRYIVLAYGFVNI
- a CDS encoding NAD(P)/FAD-dependent oxidoreductase, whose translation is MKKNLKKKTGSSVSKKKISGKKISAQTKTKKKKESLAIIGTGIAGMGCAHFLQKEYDLTIFEKGSYIGGHTNTVDVDEDGTQIPIDTGFIVFNHVTYPNLKRLFEELNVPTKKSSMSFSVQHVPEGLEFCGSGINGLFAQRKNFFNLKFLRLLYNINRFNKDAPKILENSKYMDYTLDEYIVKEGYHRDLLDYYLVPMSSAVWSTPDDLMLQFPIYGLVRFFLNHGFMGLDTQHQWYTVHGGSREYVKRLTAPIQDRFQLNAEVSSVENVGKKVRVTLKNGKSNLFDKVILATHGNISLKLLKSPTPLQKELLKEFKYQKNIATLHTDDRSMPKTKLSWSSWNYRIEKVNGKMRPYTVYWMNSLQGVSKKKNYYVSINDPGTVDRRKIIQEIEYEHPLFSVGSLNAQARLSELNREGNVFFCGSYFRNGFHEDAFWSARELSETLLGKRVWN